The segment ttcatacagaacttctcctgcATTGTGAAAccccttacaacactgacccagaaaggcgtggcctttgactgggaagagaaacaggagagagcgttccaaaccctcaagcgagccttatgcaccgcaccaatactatccctccccaaggggatagaagatttcgttgtctactgtgatgcgtcaaatcaagggctcggttgtgttctgatgcaaaggggtaaggtcatcgcctacgcctcgagacaactgaagacacacgaagtcaactacaccacacacgaccttgaactaggagcagttgtgtttgccctgaagatctggagacactacctgtatggcaCCAAAAGCACCAttttcactgaccacaagagtttacaacacatattcgatcagaaggagctcaatatgcgccaacgacgatgggtcgagctactcaatgactacgaatgcgacatccgttatcatccgggtaaagccaacgtagtagcagacgccctaagtcggaaagaatattatggtcgaagagtcaaatcattgacgatGACAAGCCAAACACACCAAGTTATCAAAGATTAGCTTCGTTTTGCTATTCTATAATGAGGTTTTTGAGTCTAAATAAGTGCTTAAAGCCTAGTATAATTGGGATACTTGTCGGAGGATGGAATAGTTAGAGTATAGCATTGGAAAAACAAGCCAAACACACCAAATtaggtgtgtgcggccagccagccgcacatACCCAACCTCACACACCTCCAGCCGCACtcacctcctatatatatatatatatatatatatatatatatatatatatatatatatatatatacatatatatatgaaatccTTGGTCTCTTGATCATTTCTTACATTTCTTCAAAGCAAGGActcaaaatcctctcaagtatcatccaaaaggtaacaactttcaccaagaacaccaagaacaccatgtttctggcagcacacaccatctggcagcacacctggccgcacacatggccgcacacatgtgctggcagcacaccaggccgcacacctggccgcacacacacatatagtgtgtattttggccatacaccttcttatatagccttataacccttaatacaatcatatatgattgtaacacttcattataagtgtttactagtccctaaggtagtcccaaaatcatcaattagttgttcataacactaattatatccatatatgtgccaatatatgctaaataggattcgtgtatgcactcaagtcaccacttgacacctagcaactaatccaacattgtcatcagaaccactcactacaggtgagttcatacccctattaatcaacctttgaaatgttttaagtgcttttatgggggagaatacaagttgaatcatgataagttattagatcaatcacatgtgattaataactacaaaccaatgattttattatcgttcaaactgttttacttcaaactgcctTACAAATCTCTTTACTCATCATatacttttattttaaactttgttacacgtattataaattgcatgcctgtatatgtaaatttatataaacaatgtttaaaaggcttaggaaggccatccaccctatttccttttcctcgatttggatgtggtctggtgggatatcgggtagctgtccgaaggtcgtttcaatattaattagatatatcacgtgtacatatatagacataaaaatacttccatattcatgggtactagttacatcattagtaagctaCCATTGGGGTAGCACAGAGTCATACTattactattgctagatcaatgagtcagtttatttataagtcaatacttattactactggaatatatacatgatattactaggagaacatatacaactatactagaaggagaacatatacaactatactagaaggagaacatatacaatgatactagaaaaggaacaatacattacatatacatatatacatttacataaatgtgatccactatatcggagcatgccttaaatgtcatggcccgagttgtaaccagagtctcttcgAGGGAgatcgtgagtttgcgtatagatctatactggattgactatcctacaccttgctgctagctacaaccggacctgcaggtctgcgggtgccaaacgtcatacctttttacgacctacatttgtcgttgttactcagtcgatagtatggtgcaattaatcacatgataccttaatataaatccgatttaaggtagttagtacagcagtagttcctttaatacaatactacagtactacattaatttaccctttacaatcatttagtgatcttttcacttaaacaataatgtacaaactatattttgataatgatagttatacttgggaaaattacacacttttatgaTAAACGAacgtacaaaacagttacgccttggtagaaggctacttttaatagaaaatataagtttttctgagagattcaaacttttacaaacacgtacaaacatttacatactgtTATCAACAATGTTTACAAACTATTGTTTAAAactatgttcaaacgttttgatacaaacaccgacactaaaatacttatgaattcaccagcttaatgctgataaactctttcaaaataacttgtattctcaggtcatcagtagacaggtaccgagaccagcttttgagaagatggagcgcactcagaactcatctctttattttgatttacatttttggtgtccataactgtacagaacatacttgtattaaaattatatatttaatgcaatggatgatgttgtttgcttgtttactattactgtgttgtgatactttacatgacgtcctccgccccagaacgttttcgtcgttcttggttttggggtgtgacaaagctACAGTTTTAGGAGTATTATAAGCCAAAGAAGAAGTGATTTTTTCAAGCAAGACACTTCTTTAAATACCCCCTGCAATGTAAACATAAAGTATAAGCTATTAAAGTAAGCATAGAGAAtaggaaggggggggggggggggggggggaggaggtTGACGAGCAATCTCCCAAGCCTCTATACTTTCGGCCATGAGGTaataatgattcttgagcatatagatccaacaCATATTTCTTTGAATCAATAATGAATTCACAAAACAATAGTCTTATAGTACTTCTTTGTAGTGAGTGATGAGAGAGTGTTAATTGTACTTCGAAGTGTATAGCAAGCGACTTGTGTTAAAAATAATCACAATTGAATATGTATTTGGGTATAACCTATTATTAAGAGCATTATGGGTATTGGATAATCACAACAGGTTATCCTATAAACATCTAACAGTCAACATTGTTATCTATACAAATGGAGATGACAAGCTAAATGCATATTTAAACATTGTTTGATTTTATGTATCCATATAAGACATGTTGTATGTTGTCGATCATCATACATATTGTTCAAATGGCAAAGTATCTCATAGAAATCAAGCAGGTGGAAAGAGATCAACAAATAGAAGCAATCAAGTTTCGATTATGATGATTTCATATATAAGCCCTTTAAATTATGTTAACCAACATTAAAATAAacatattcttaataaaaaaaaacctaTATATTAATGCATCTTGGACAACATAtaacaacctctctctctctctctctctctctctctctctctctctctctctatatatatatatatatatatatatatatatatatatatatatatatatatatatatatatatatatatatatggttaatgTGAAAagccattattattattaatttcatAGGTTTGATATATTGATAAATAAAAAATGGAAGTTTTTTCTCTTCTTCTGTTTTTACTAATCGATAGAAAGCATTTAATTTGGCtttcttttggaaaaatttaAATTCTTTAAAATCAAACAACCTTAACGTAATGTCTATGACTCAATTTTTTTAGATGATTTGTAATATTTAGTTAAAGGGAGTAGTAACACTCCTAACACATTGTCAGGTCAGATTTTGGAGTGTCACCTCATTTTTTACCATGTAACACTTAATCTTAGCATTTGATAGGGAGTGGTAACACTCATACcacattatttttttctttttctaatttaattaaattactttattctaatttaattaaattacttTATTTTATCTTGAATTTCTTGTATATCCATTTTATCGAAGTCATGAACTGGTTCGATTATAGAGAACCTGCATCATTAAATTTAACCATATGATTCAATGCAATATTACTTAAGTGTACACAATTACGCCTGGAAGGTAATGAACTTTAGAGAACAAGGCAACAACACAGCATAAGTTGCAATCAACTACTAAATCCACAAATAGAATTCTGTCATTTTGGCGGAAACACATAATTAATATGCAAGGAAGGGATATATGATTACCATACGACGTTTTTCTCCGCAGAATCAGATTGAATCGAGGCAGCAGCTGAAAACATAGAAGCATATGGATCAGAGGAAGCCTTCGATCGCCACCTGATGGTAGATTTTAGGTTTCGACATAAGTATCTCAAATTATGATACACAGCCGGAGTATATGAAGCATAAGAGGAAAGCAACGACATTAGGGGATATGAAGCATACACGAGTTGAGCCGAACATACCATCTCCTCTGATTATCAGTATCCCTCCTCCAGTTCCCTTTCTCTGTCCAAGTTCCTATATGAATTATCATCGTCTCTCTCACACACAGTAGTATGTGTAGTTGGGTTTCAGGTAGCGACAATAGATCATCGTGGTGGCTGAACAATCCGGTCAATTCCCCATTCATCCAATCACAAACCAAACAAACTTTCTCCCTCATCTTGTTGCATATGTAGCGAGACAAATATGGCGAGCCCCCTAGCGCTCGCTAGGGGGTTGTGTTTGAAATGCATAGCGACGATAGCAGCTTTAGCAACTCCACTCCGCCTAGTTTATTGATTTTTAAAGACATGTCGTTCTTGACAATAAACAAACTTTTTTTACttaaacatttaaatattatatatccAACCCTTGTACATAAAacttatttttcaaattttctcatttttatatttaatgtattgcttttaacaaaatatatttgaataagtttgactaattttgagtttaaccgcaaaataaataaataataaaaaaacaaaagaatgATTGAAAATAAAATGgttataaatataattaaatatactTTAATAACAATGTTTATAAATAAAAcgtgaaaaaaaacaaaaaatcaaattaataagtataataagtaataaggtgaatgcaataaaaaaaactataaataaaaaataattagatAGAACCTTATTTGATTTATATTTTAGGCTATCAGAGTGGGTGTGAACCCACGCATGAGTTTCCTATGTGGCATACATGTGGCACATTAACTCATTGGTGAACACCGCCCCATGGACCGGTGGTTTGGTTGTGAAGTGGTTTGTAGTGGTTATGAAGAAATCATTGTTCTCTCTTTTTTTTCCTTATATTTTCTCTCTTTTTATCTCTTTCTTTTTGTCTATTTACTATTAACCCACAGGTGAACATCATTTCCACAACCTAATGATTTGGTTGTGGAATGGTAAAATACATACGTGGCTCTAAGTTACATACGTGGCGCTAAGTTGGCTGGTGGTTTAGCTGTGACCACTCTCATAGCCTTGAATGTACAACTGAGACATGGATATGAATAGCAACactgaaaaaaaattatattcgGTTGTTAAGACGTTGTTTACTTTTGAAATTGTAAAACGTTTATAATTTGCGGACTTGATTTACAGTAATAAACATACTAAACTCTTGTAGTCTGCAAATAAACAgtttatttttcaaaatatgcATGCTATACAAGAATGAAGTTTAAAAAAACTGATTTTTTCCATTGTATTGTAAAACTTTGATCACAATACTTTTTATGTATAAATGaaactttattttctttattaagaATACTAGATATTTCATTCATATTCgacaatattaataaataatgtgttttctttattttctttgttGTCCGTTTGTCATCTCATTCATTATACGATGACAATTAAAAACTTTGAAAGTTGAGTTTAACTATTTTGAAATAAATTATATTCATATTTATTAGAAAAagtgaaagaaaaaaatattgtttatgtAAGTTTCATAATTGTACTAATAATATTCTAGCTATAAAGTTTTGTTTTTATTATCATTACAAATAGTATGAATAAGGACTTGGTTTTTACCTCTGTAGAATTTAGAAGAACTTATAAGTGATTTTtcaagtttattttttttaaataagacaGAGATGTTTTGAAGTTTACAATATTTTAAAAAGCAAACAATTTTCAATTAAAACGTTTTAAAACGTATAGTATTTTAAAAAGCGAGTAACTTGCAATTGTTTAACAAGTAAATCTTATAGTAGATGGTGACCTACAAACAATATTCTGGATACAAATTCTGATCAAGATAAGAATAATCGAAACTTTATTACTAAAAGGGAAGAAATTGCATATTCTTTCgtttaaaataatttaatggagaaaataaataaaaaattaattaatatttacgTTATACAATAAGTCAAATGGAGTTTAACGGCGCCGTTAAATGAAAAAGCGAAAGTGGAGGGAAAAGAAGCTGCAGGACCATAGGAAACCGTCGCCGTTGTCTGCGGCACGACAAGACAAAAGAGAGCGAACTACAAAAGTCGCAGGACCGCCGTGACGCCTACTTTTGCCCTCGTGATGTGGCGGGACCCGTTTCCTACAATTTTGACACGTATTGATTTTTTGGTCCCATGACTAGATATGTTATCTTGTCAGCTACTCCTACAATTAGTTTACTAGAAAAGGGCCTAATCATAACATCAATTGCTATTAACTCCCTATAGTATGATGCTTTTTTTTTTGTCGAGAAGTGTCTAATCTATTATTAGGCGATAcccaaatataattaaaatagtACCAAATATATGTTATTAAtttctttcttttcaaaaaaatagttataatttataaatataaaaaaacaaattattatattaaacatataaaaaagTGTTAAAGATTATTGTTGAAAGgtatcatatttatattttagaaaaatatataatataacgtGAATATAAAAATCTCCTCccctaatctaataaataagTAGATTTTTGCCACATGGTAATTGCTAGCGCCTCCCCAGCTAATTTTACCGCTCAAATCATCTATGTGAAATTCGTGTTCTACCCTCTTGCAGTCCATTCCGTATATTCATCAATCCATAAAATCAGCAAGTTATACCGCTCATCAAGGGTAATCCCATTAAATCAGGAAGTGACTACTCCATATCTGTTGATGTAAACCCTAATCGTCACAAACTTTCTTGGATTTAGGCTTTACAATATTGAATCGACCGCTCCACCACTTCCACACCAATGTTCGATTGAAAAGCAGAGATAGAGAGAGCGATTGAAATATTTGGACTCGTCACCATGTTCAAGTTCGATAGCTTCTCTTCCATGAAATCAACTTTCAAATTACCAGCATTTTTGTGTTTTCAAGGAGCATTCGATAATAAACGGATATCAGGGTTTGATTTTGGGTTCAAGAAAAATTTAATTAGCCAGGCACTGCTTCCCTTCTTTTTCTTTGGCTTTCTCAATTTAACACCTCATCTTTAGTCTCTCTCCCACCACCACTCTCATATTTGGGGCTTATGCTTCTTTCGTATAGGCTCAATGACGGTGATGACCAGGTGGTTGGATGTCGTAGTGGTCGAGCTAGAGACTACCACAAATGGAAAAACATGTGTTGATTCCATTGGTGTGCCCAAATCCAACATATGGTACACTTTTTATTCGAATTATTTCATTATTAAGGCTTCATCCTCTTTGGATTATTCAACCGGTGCAACTGGAAGTTGTTAGACCGAAACATCTACAAGTGGTGAGAACCctgattcattttattttttggcTATCCTAATTTAAGAATTGATGTGTTTTCATTTAAATggtttatgatattttgatattgcAATCTAGGTGTTTGATAAAATGTCCATGAGAATTGATATACTAAAATATGTTTCTCTTTTCTTTCGTGTGCATCGATCTGTAggtttttttaatgttttggaAATTTGTGTGgttattatatagatatgaagGTTCATGGAATAAAATAGACAATCTATCATCTGAAAGTTAGTGTCCCTTATTGAGGGTATTTTTTTGATCAATTAGCCATTCACCAAGCTCATTACTAATAAAAGTCTTGAGATTTATTTTATCTACATTTCTATATTTTGCATAATTATGTTCGAAAAATAATCATTGAAGGtcaatttttagaaaaaaaaaacagtgaaatttgaattttttgatCAATCATCCAATTCTACAttctttttcaatttctttacgTTTTGGTTTCCTATTTGCTTCATTTTTTTCTTAGATGTTTTGGTATTTTAACATTTAGTTATTTGACTTTTTGTGTGCAATCACCAAATCTAAAATTGTTTTTGCTATGATAATATTCTAATTTTTAAATTATAAAGTATCTAGGTCTATTTGTTCTCGAGTTTCTAATTTTTGGTGTGTGTGTATTCATGGTCTTATCTTAAATGCTAAAATAGGAGATGATCGTTCCAAACCATGatataaatgttggattagtgtctaagtccgtaactattttggtatgtacttgacccgatggtgcatggtccttttgggttgccttcaccaaagcaacttgataggatgaattatggagagaaaggattaaatatgatttattaatatattatgggaataatatattaaaggagaaatcgtattgtttaattaatattagtcaatagttaattggtaattagttttgtgactaaaagagattaattaaacttaagggactggaattgtaattataagataattgcaatttgggccattgattgccttgaatcaagaggtggacgaattctagggggaaacccataaggaaatcgtccatgggcttgattaaaggagtctatgggttgcttagggcttaagcaaccaaattagggtttccttgttagataaccctaatagtctcactatatatagaacccttaaggctcaaaaacgtggacaagcaaccttctagggttttcatacggTTTTGGttgcctccatcctctctcctcttcatcctcttgcttatggtgtttgtgaaccattagaggagtgacacttgtgactctaagtcttccaaagtcaatacaaggagttttgggattgttattgctacataacaatcaaggtaacattataaacctattctcatgttaatatgattacttgtatgctagaattagggtttatagtcttggataacttgcatatacaatagagaaacctagatccaagcattagggtttgtatgagcacataggatgtcttatgaccaaaacccatcaataaatcTGAATTATTGAGCTTCAGTCTAGATGATGATTATTTTTACAGGATGCTAAATAGGAGACTAAAAAAGCATGATATAGGTAAGATGATAAATTGGAGACCAAAAGACCGAGTACATATTATACAATTTTGGCCATTTGATGATACAACTTTGCATCCCATGTTCGTTTTCATTtttttctcattaaaagtattgtttgttgttttgtttGAACTTTTACTAATTTGACAACTTTAGATGGTCATTTATGTATTCTTATCAAAGCATGCTGCtattttttgtcatttttattTGTCATGTTATAGAATTATATCTGATTTTAACATATTTGGTTAGGTCATGTAAAGTTTATAGTTTTAAGTCCATTTATAGCAATGTACAATCGAAAAGTCCTAACTTTGACATATTTGGTATGGTAATCGAAAGTTTATAGTTTTTAAATCCATTTATAGCAATGTTGTATACAAAGAAGTCTTTGTATAGATATGAATTGTAACTTCAtgtttttcattttcaatattatTGTTGTAACTTATTAATGCACTTAGGGGTGTTCGCGGTACGGTTTGGTACGGGCGGTTTTGCAGTTTTTGTGCGGTTTATACGGTTTCATaaacataaatattaaatttagttttaaacataataagtgtGTGGTGCTTTATATTCTATGAATAAAAGATTAATTGTCTGTATAAGCATCTTCTTTATGCATAATATCAAAATACTttacaatattttaaaattataatatgaATTTATGGTACTGTAAACACATATTTTTGATATAGTTGGTTTCCCATTTTGACTCATGTTTATCAATCGAAATCTCATAAACATTATTAAGGGTATTAAAAGTGGTAAACATCTAGCatgttgtgtgtatgtgtgtatgtgagtgtatatatatatatatatatatatatatatatatatatatatatatatatatatatggtatgttGCAGTGCGGTTTGGTAACTATAAACCGCAAACCACACCGCATAGTGCGGTTTATGAAAACTacaaaccgcaaaccgcaccacGAGCGTCCAAAACCGCATTATGCGGTGCGGTTTATGTGGTTTAATGCACACCCCTAAATGCACTTACTTTTTTTTAATCTATgttactgaaaatataatttgtaTTTCGCTAATATACATGAGTGTGACTATTTCAATTTTGTTTCATAAAGAATTGTTAGTAAGGTTAAAGACTATATTTGTCTAATATTGGAAATCATACCTTAATATTGGAAATCATACCTTTAACTTTGTTATCTTTAATTTGTCATATAATACTATTATTTCCATGATTTTTTTTCATTctattcaaatatatatattgtatggtataaaattataattttattaaataccTACACATACAGAAATTAGATCGGATGTTCAGAACAATGTATATATTAATTTCAATTAATCACTAAAAACTTATAGATAAAACTTCTACCTttgtaatttaataaaattttataaatcttTGATTTATCATTGCCGTTTTAAATTATCAATAGTATTTTTCTTTGTTACCCGTGGTTTACATGGGTTTTAACATAGTACATTATAATTTAGAAGATAGTTAATAGAACTTGCGTCTTCTCATTGGCAAAGATAAATTCTTTCGACTATATCCGCTTTATAATAAagttattaataaatattaaatttaattaataggGTATACCGTTTTTTAAGCTTTGATTCTTAGAAAAATTAGTTAAACTAAAACAACCAACAACAAATAGTAATTCAAACTATATTTTTTGTGACTTTAAACATACAAACAAATAAAAGTTTTCCTAACATTACTTTTGTTATACGCTATTCTTTTACAAGTTTTCTTTATTGAATTTGCGTCGTAAATATTTAATTCTAAAATACTTTCCATATTATGTTTAATTCAATTTTCGTGTGGAACATAAAATACTATGAaagaatattataataatatacaAACCATACAATATAATTGATTGAAAATTAAAATTCCATTTCGGTTTAACTAAAATACATTTGAATGGAAGTTGAAGTTCCTTATCAAATTAACTAAAATGCAATCGGATACTTTTATAcataaagcattatatatttgtAAAAGCTGATAGTAAACCTAATTTGGAGGATATTAAGggtatatatttatacaaaagaTCACATACACATTATACAACATTATACAACGTAGTATAACTTCTAACAACATAAAGATGATCACTTTAAATTACACTAACAAATAAGTTTACTAATGTAGTTTTGTATCTTCCAAAGTCTCCCATTTCCTCTTCCTCATTCAGTATTGCATACACAACAAACTAGAGACTTTTGTGTTCTTATATCGTCATTTTCTCTATCTCATTCAATTCATCTTGTTTCATAATCTCATTTTCCAAACCGTAACAACCTCAACTATGTTTGTGAACTATATATAAGATAGAAAAACCTCTTAGAGTTTTGTAGTGGTTGATTAGTTTAAtgttaaaatcataattatacataACTAATCATAAATACATATAATTTAGAAAACTTTTAAGTTGTAGTGATTAATTAATTTTTAGTTAAACATACTTTTAAGTTGTagtgagagtttcaaatgaatatggtgcaAAA is part of the Lactuca sativa cultivar Salinas chromosome 7, Lsat_Salinas_v11, whole genome shotgun sequence genome and harbors:
- the LOC111884668 gene encoding uncharacterized protein LOC111884668 isoform X1, producing MREKVCLVCDWMNGELTGLFSHHDDLLSLPETQLHILLCVRETMIIHIGTWTEKGNWRRDTDNQRRWWRSKASSDPYASMFSAAASIQSDSAEKNVVWGYLKKCLA
- the LOC111884668 gene encoding uncharacterized protein LOC111884668 isoform X2, with the translated sequence MREKVCLVCDWMNGELTGLFSHHDDLLSLPETQLHILLCVRETMIIHIGTWTEKGNWRRDTDNQRRWWRSKASSDPYASMFSAAASIQSDSAEKNVVWS